CCAGCGCTTTGCCGACCCCGTCGCGGCGGCGGTCACGATCTACAGCGGCGCGATGGTCGCACTCGATGCGTCGGGCAATGCGATCCCGGCGATCCCGGCAGCCCCGACGATGCGCGGCGTCGCCCTGGAAGAGGCCGACAATGCCGACGGCGCGGCCGGCGATGTCACGACGCTGATCGAGCGTGGCGCCTTCCTCGTCGCCAATGGCGGGTCGATCGACCGCACCCATATCGGCGGCGATGTCTATGTCGCCGACGACAACACCGTCGCGGCCACCGGCACGCTGGTCGCGGGCAAATGCCTTGACGTCACCAGTGCCGGCGTCGTCGTCGAAATCCTCTGAGGAGACAGGTCATGGATATCACAGCTGCTGCGCTGGCGGCCATCAACACGGGCTTCAACACCGCCTTCAACACCCGTCTGACGGGCGTTGAAACGACCTATGGCCGGGTCGCCATGACGGTCAAGTCGTCCAGCCGCACCGAGGCCTATCCGCGCCTGTCCGAGCTGGGCCCGATGCGCGAATGGGTGGGCGAACGCTATATCGAGCGCCTGTCGACCGACGGCTTCACGATCACCAACCGCAAGTTCGAGAAGACCGTCGCGGTCGCGGCGGACGATATCTCGGACGACCGCGTGGGGATCTACGCGCCCATCGTTTCCGACATGGGGCAGACCGCGGCGGAACTGCCCGACGTACTGGTCTGGGAGGGGTTGGAAACCGGTTTCGATACCGCCCATTACGATGGCCAGTTCTTTTTCGACACCGATCACCCGGTGGTGGATGCGAATGGCGTCGAGCAGTCGGTGTCGAACTTCCAGGGGGGCACCGGCGCCGCCTGGTACCTGATCGACGACACGCGCGTGATCAAGCCGATGATCTTCCAGGACCGGCAGCCGGCGACGATCACTCCGAAGACCAGCCTGACCGACGACAATGTCTTCCACCGCGACGAGTTCCTGTGGGGCGCCAAGCGCCGCTGCGCCGCGGGCTTCGGCGCCTGGCAGCTGATCTATGCCTCCCGCCAGACGCTGAACGCGGCCAACTATGCTGCCGCACGCGCCGCGATGCAGGAGATGCGCGGCCATCGCGGGCGCAAGCTGAACCTGAAGCCGAGCCTGCTGGTCGTCTCCTCGGCGAACGAGGCCGCGGCGCGGGCGCTGCTGAAAGCCGACCGCGTGGACGGGGGCGATTTCAACATCTGGCATAACTCCGCCGATCTGCTGGTCGTGAACCGGCTGACGATCTGACCTGTCGCCGGGGCGGCGCGCCCGCCCCGGTCGCAACCCGATTACGAGGAGGGCCGGCATGGCCGCGCGCAAGAAGACGACGACAGAAACGACAGAGGTCACGGCCCCCGCGGCGCGGCTGACGGTCACCTGCCTGCGCCCCGGCGGCATCCGCCGCGCCGGTCGGCGCTGGGACGAGGGCGAGACGCATCTCGCCCCGGCCGATCTCACCCCCCTCGACCGTGCGCGGCTGGAGGCCGATCCCTTCTTTCGCGTGACCGAGGCGCCGGCGCCGGCAGCGTCCGAGGGCTGAGGCCATGGCCTATGCAAGCGTCGATGACCTGAAGGCCGTGATCCCGGGGCAGGACCTGCAACTGCTGACCGATTTCGACGGCACCGACCAGCCGTCCGATACACGCCTGGCGCAGGCGCTGGACGATGCCGCGGCCGAGATCAACACATGGATCGCCAAGCGCGTGGACCTGCCGCTCGCCGATCCGCCCCATGTGTTGACCGTCATCTGCCGCGACCTGGCCATGCACCGCCTCTACGCCAATCTCGGCCATGACAGCACGGCGATGCGCCAGCTGCGTGACGGCGCGCTGGATATCCTGCGGAAAATCCACAAGGGCGAGGTGGCGCTCGGCGACGATACGGCCGGATCGGAAGAACCCGCCTCGCCCGGCGTGGCCATGACCGACGGGCCCGACCGCCTGCTCACCCGCGACAGCCTGACGGGGTTCTGAGATGGTCACGCTTACCGTCACGCTCGACGATGTCGCCGCCCGGGCCGATCTCGACCGGCTGGAGGCGGCGAGCCGCGACATGACCGAGCTGATGGACCAGGTCGGCGCGGTGCTGGTCGCCGGTGCGCAAGAGCGGATCGGCCAGACCAATGTCACCCCGGGCGGCGTGCCCTGGCCGCAAAGCCTGCGCGCACAGCTGGAGGGCGGGCTGACGCTGCATGACAGCGGTCAGCTGATGCGGTCGATCACGGAACAGCCCGGCCCGCAAAGCGTGCGCGTGGGGTCGAACATCATTTATGCCGGGATCCACCAGACCGGCGGCACGATCCGCGCGAAGACCGCCCGCGGCCTGCGCTTCACGCTCGCCAATGGCGAGACGGCCGTGGTCGGGTCGGTCACAATTCCGGCCCGCCCCTATCTGGGGATTTCCGATGACGAGCGGGCAGACATCGAGGGCCTGACCGCGGCCTGGTTCGGTGCCGTACTTGAAGAGGGCCGCGCGCGATGAACGTCCTGGACCCCGCCCTGGTGCGCGACCGTCTGCAGGCCCATGTGCCGGCGCTGCGCTTTGCGGGGCTGGCGGCCGATCTGGGCCGGGTGAATGCCCGGTCGCTGCTCTTCCCCTCGGCCTTCGTGATCCTGCTGGGCGAACAGGCCGGCGATCCGCGCTATGCCGGGCCTGACACGATCGACCAGGCCGTGACGGCCCGGATCGGCGTGATCCTTGCGGTGCGCGACATCGCCGATGCCAGCGGGGCCACGGCGGCCGGGGCGCTGACCCCGCTGCGCGCGGCGCTGCTGGGCGCGTTGACGACATATGCGCCGGAGACCGGCGGGCAGGCCTTCCGGTTCGCCCGCGGCGCGCTGCAATCGGGCATCGACGATCGCGGCGCGCTCTTCTGGCAAGACGATTTCACCCTGCGCTTCGACCGGCGCATCCAGATCACGTGAGGACCCGATGGCCACCTGGCAACAGCGCCTGATCCGCGAAAAGATCGAGACCGTACCCGGCTCCCCCGAGGTTACCGCCGCCACCGATGCCGTGCTCGGCCTCGACGTCACGATGCGCAACCTCGAAGCCGACTACCAGGACCCCGGTTTCCTGACCGGCCGGGAGGGAGCGCAGGCCGAGGACCGGCGCAACGTGCATGCCGGCATCGACTACCAGGTCGAGGCCGCGCCCTCCGGAACGGCCGGCGTGGCGCCCGCCTTCGGGCATCTGCTGCGGTCGGGCGGCTGGGTGGAGGCCGTGACCGCAGACACGGATGTCACCTATACCCCGGCGCCTGTGGACACGGCGCTGCCGTCCTGCACGTTGCAGATGCGCAATGGCGCCCTGATGCAGACGGTCGCCGGCGTGCGCGGCTCCGTCGGCTTCACCGCCGAGGCCGGGGCCAAGCCGGTCTTCAGCTTCAGCCGTCGCGGGCGCTATGCCGCCCCGGTCGCCCACGCGGCCGAGACGCACGCCTTTGCGGGCTGGCCGCGCGCGCTCGACTGCGTGCCGGAAAACGTCTTCGCCTTCACGCTGGGGGGCATCGCGCTGCCGGTGCGCAGCTTCAGCTTCACCGACGGGCGCGCGGTGCAGGTCAACAAGTACATGGGCCCGGACGAGATCACGCTGGGGCCGCGCCGCTTCACCGGGGCCATCGCCCTGAAATGGCCGGCGGTGGGAACAAAGGACCTGCTGGGCGAAATCCACGACGGCACGATCCAGCCGCTGATCTTCACGCTGGGGCAGACGGCCGGGTCGATCCTGACGGTCACCGCGCCGCGCACACAGATCAAGTTCTCGGGCGAGCAGGAGATCGACGGCGATCTCGGCATCTCGCTCGATCTCGTCTTCGAGCCGGACAGCGGCGATGACGAGATTGAAATCCGGTTCAGCTGAGGGGCGCCGCGCATGTTCGTGTTCGAGGAAGACTACTGTTTCGACTGGCCGGTGAAGGTCGCCTATCCGACCGGCGGCGGCGAGGAAATCCGGGAGTTCACCGCGCGCTTCCGCCTGCCCGCGGACGAGCTGCAGATCTTCGAGCCCGACAAGGACCCGGACGACAAGGCGGCAGAGGACAACGCGGCCCCGCCGGCCCCGACCGACATCCGGGCTCTGATCGCGCGATCGCGCGACCGGCTGGCGCAATACTGGATCGGCTGGACCGGGATCGAGACCCCGGCCGGCACGCCGCTGCCGTTTTCCGAGGACACCCGCGCCCGCCTGCTGAAGCAACGGCCGATCCGCCTGGCGATCGATGCGGCGCTCTCGGAAGCCATCCTCGGGATACGCGAAAAAAACTGAGACAGGCCGCGCGGCTGATCTATGGCCGCGCGGCCCCCTGCGAGGACCTGATCGAGGACGTGATGGCACAGACCGGTGCAGATCGTGACGCGGCCACGCGGATGGCCCGGGCCATGCAACAGGACGACGCGCCCGCACCGCTGCGCCTGCCCGCGTCGGAGCGCCCGCTGATCGAACTGGCGCTGGCCACCGTGCGGTGCTGGATCTGGGTGGCGGGCCTGGGCGGGATGCACCGCGTCGGTCTTGACCTTGTGCAGGTCGAGGTCGTCGCGCGCTGGCGGGGCATCGTGCCCGATGCGCGCCTGCTGGACGGCCTGCAGATCATCGAGCGCGCCGTGCTGCGACCGGAGGCGACATGAGCGCCGAGATGCGCGCCGCCCTCGTCGTCGAGGCCGATGCCTCGGCCATCCGCGGCGCCACCCGCGAGGTCGAGGCCGGGTTGAAGAAGATGACCGGCGCCGCCGGCACGACCGAACGCAAGGTCGCCGGCCTGAACCGCGCGGCCGTCCAGACGGCCGGGGCGCAGGCCCGCATGGGCACCGGCGCCGGCGCGGCCAGCCGGGCCATCGGCGCGCTGGGGGTCAGCGCGAGCAACGCCCAGCAAGGCCTGCGCATGCTGCCCTTTCAGCTGAACCAGATCGCACAGTCCGGCGCCGTGACCGGGCGCTGGATGACCGCGGTCACCACACAGATCCCCGATATCCTGGCGGGGTTCGGCAGCATGCCGCTGGTCCTGGCCGGTGGCGCGGCGGCGATGGGGGCGGTGCTGATCCCGGCGCTGATCGGCGGGCGCGACGCCGTGCGCGATTTCGACGAGGCGATGGATCATGTCGCGGCAACCACCGAGATGTTGCAGGCCCCGCTCGATGTGCTGGCAATGAGTGTCGACGAGTTGCGCGCGAAATACGGCGCCGCGGCCGAAACAGTGCGCGCCTTCGCGCTGGCCCAGGCGGAGATCGCCGCCGCCCAGGCCGAGCGGCGCCTGCGCGACCAGGTGGCCATCCTCGACGATGTGATTGACCGCTACACGCTTGTGGTGACGAAGGGGCGCACCAAGCAGACTGCGGTCGCGGCGATCGCGAGCGATTTCGGGCTAAGCACAATGAAGGCCCGGGAGTTCCAAGACGTCTTACAGGCCGTTTCATCCCAAATGTCCGGCAGCTTTGATGAACAGCAGGCCGCACTGTCGGCGATCCTCGCCTATCTTGAGGCGCAGGGCGTGTCCCTGAAGGACATCCCGCCTGAACTGCAGTCAGCACTGTCAGAAATGATCGAATTCGCACGGGAAACGGAGGCCGCCCGTGAGCTTGCCAAGCAGGTTGCCGACGCCTCAGCATCAATCACCTTCGATCCGGCAGCACAGTCCGCCGCGCGGCTCGCCGAACAACTCGGTATCAGCGCCGCGCTCGCGGCAAGGCTCGCGCAAAACGGTTTAGGGGGCGCGGAAGATCCGGTGGTCTTCGACCCCCGAGACCCGCGCTATGACCCGGTGAAGGCGGAATTTGCCAGGGTCCAAGC
The genomic region above belongs to Rhodovulum sp. P5 and contains:
- a CDS encoding Mu-like prophage major head subunit gpT family protein; protein product: MDITAAALAAINTGFNTAFNTRLTGVETTYGRVAMTVKSSSRTEAYPRLSELGPMREWVGERYIERLSTDGFTITNRKFEKTVAVAADDISDDRVGIYAPIVSDMGQTAAELPDVLVWEGLETGFDTAHYDGQFFFDTDHPVVDANGVEQSVSNFQGGTGAAWYLIDDTRVIKPMIFQDRQPATITPKTSLTDDNVFHRDEFLWGAKRRCAAGFGAWQLIYASRQTLNAANYAAARAAMQEMRGHRGRKLNLKPSLLVVSSANEAAARALLKADRVDGGDFNIWHNSADLLVVNRLTI
- a CDS encoding gp436 family protein, encoding MAYASVDDLKAVIPGQDLQLLTDFDGTDQPSDTRLAQALDDAAAEINTWIAKRVDLPLADPPHVLTVICRDLAMHRLYANLGHDSTAMRQLRDGALDILRKIHKGEVALGDDTAGSEEPASPGVAMTDGPDRLLTRDSLTGF
- a CDS encoding phage virion morphogenesis protein — its product is MVTLTVTLDDVAARADLDRLEAASRDMTELMDQVGAVLVAGAQERIGQTNVTPGGVPWPQSLRAQLEGGLTLHDSGQLMRSITEQPGPQSVRVGSNIIYAGIHQTGGTIRAKTARGLRFTLANGETAVVGSVTIPARPYLGISDDERADIEGLTAAWFGAVLEEGRAR
- a CDS encoding phage tail tube protein is translated as MATWQQRLIREKIETVPGSPEVTAATDAVLGLDVTMRNLEADYQDPGFLTGREGAQAEDRRNVHAGIDYQVEAAPSGTAGVAPAFGHLLRSGGWVEAVTADTDVTYTPAPVDTALPSCTLQMRNGALMQTVAGVRGSVGFTAEAGAKPVFSFSRRGRYAAPVAHAAETHAFAGWPRALDCVPENVFAFTLGGIALPVRSFSFTDGRAVQVNKYMGPDEITLGPRRFTGAIALKWPAVGTKDLLGEIHDGTIQPLIFTLGQTAGSILTVTAPRTQIKFSGEQEIDGDLGISLDLVFEPDSGDDEIEIRFS